Below is a window of Candidatus Omnitrophota bacterium DNA.
TTATAATGATCGGAAAGAAAAGAGCTTTATGAGAAACAATCGGGAAGATACGGAATAAAGCATCCGCTATGGCTTATAAGATATCGGCTACGCGTAAATTTCTTCTGGCCGTTTTTGGTGTATTCTGCTGTGTTATTTTTATTGAACTTAGCCTGCGAATTGGCGCAGCGGCATATTTTTTCCAGCAGCGGTATCGGAACCAGCTTGCTATAAAGCAGGATGGCGTTTACCGGATCTTGTGCCTGGGGGAGTCGACCACTGCCAACCAATATCCCTCTTTCCTGGAGACTCTGCTTAATAAACGCGGCATAGGCATAGAATTCAAGGTGATCGATAAAGGTATCCCCGGAAGGCATACGTCGGATATATTAGACAGCCTTGAATCAAATCTTAACGCGTATCATCCCGATATGGTCATCAGCATGATGGGGATCAATGACATGGGATCGCATATGCCTTACGAGGCTGTTTCCGGATCGAATGCCGTGAAATTTATCAGATCTCTGCGCATTTACAAATTCGCCCGGGTCCTTTGGCTGCATATCGTGACCAGATTGAAAGGGGCGCCCCCTGGAAAACAATCGCTGCGGATCCGCACTATAATACCTCAGGCCTCTGGATATAATGAGTTGCCGGGAACAGGCAAGGATAAAGAAATCGATCCCAATGAATATTGGTTGTATGTCAGTCTGGGGCAGGCTTATCGTAAGCAGGGCAGGTTCCCTGAGGCGGAAGCGGCATTCAAGAAGGCCATGACGGTTAACCCCCAAAACAATTGGTTGGATATCGGGCTGGGGCAGTCTTACCGGGAACAGGGCAGGCGCTCTGAAGCCGAAGCGTCATTTAGGGGCGTCAAAGAATTCCCCGCCATAAAGGATAGTTCTTATTTTGAACGCGGTTGGTTTTACGAGCGCCAGGGCAAATATTCAGCCGCGGAGGCGGTATTTAAGAAAGCTATAAAAGTCAATCCCCGTGATGTCAGGGCATATATCAGCTTAGGACAGCTTTACCGTAATCAGGGCAGGCTTTCCGGCGCGGAGTCGTTATTCAAG
It encodes the following:
- a CDS encoding tetratricopeptide repeat protein codes for the protein MAYKISATRKFLLAVFGVFCCVIFIELSLRIGAAAYFFQQRYRNQLAIKQDGVYRILCLGESTTANQYPSFLETLLNKRGIGIEFKVIDKGIPGRHTSDILDSLESNLNAYHPDMVISMMGINDMGSHMPYEAVSGSNAVKFIRSLRIYKFARVLWLHIVTRLKGAPPGKQSLRIRTIIPQASGYNELPGTGKDKEIDPNEYWLYVSLGQAYRKQGRFPEAEAAFKKAMTVNPQNNWLDIGLGQSYREQGRRSEAEASFRGVKEFPAIKDSSYFERGWFYERQGKYSAAEAVFKKAIKVNPRDVRAYISLGQLYRNQGRLSGAESLFKKAIALDPANDWIYFELGWVYLRQDRCFEAEALFKKARDDNPGNEWPYMGLGWVYRVIGKFSEAEEVFRNAIDVNPQNDWSYIGLGQACRAQGRLPEAEAAFRKAREVNPKNNRAYFELGWIFQNQSRHLETEFLFSKAIEGDPQNAWLYVG